In one window of Nakamurella sp. PAMC28650 DNA:
- a CDS encoding multidrug effflux MFS transporter, producing the protein MLVTLGALSAFGPLCMDMYLPSLPELSVSLSSTAGAAQLSLSACIVGLGVGQLVVGPFSDRLGRRGPLLVGLTLFILTSALCAVTTSMTLLIVLRLLQGAAGAAGIVLCRAIVADRFAGKAAASYFSTIAAINGLAPIMAPVFGAQILRVGTWRTVFWVLTAVGVVLVVLTLLFVRESLPPEKRSSAGISGTARVFGQLLADRAFLGYVIAGAMVSAAMFGYISASPFLLQDGFHLSPQVFSFCFAANAFGIVAMSTLSRYLLLRHSSVALLKWGVGQCLFGTAMLTTVLLSGMGLAPILVSLFVMVSSAGFALPHSSVLAMDLHRNIAGAASALFGAFQFALGAVTSRLVGFGDRTAGTALAFTALGAALIAVAALWMAVRSTSRAGVVRTRASA; encoded by the coding sequence TTGCTGGTCACTCTGGGCGCACTGTCGGCGTTCGGCCCCCTGTGCATGGACATGTACCTGCCGTCCCTGCCGGAGTTGTCGGTCTCGTTGTCCTCGACCGCGGGCGCGGCCCAGCTCTCGCTGTCCGCCTGCATCGTCGGGCTGGGGGTCGGTCAACTGGTGGTCGGGCCGTTCTCGGACCGGCTCGGCCGCCGCGGGCCGTTGCTCGTCGGGCTGACGCTGTTCATCCTGACGTCGGCGCTGTGCGCGGTGACGACGTCGATGACGCTGCTGATCGTGTTGCGGCTACTGCAGGGTGCGGCCGGTGCCGCCGGGATCGTTCTGTGCCGGGCCATTGTCGCGGACCGGTTTGCGGGAAAGGCCGCTGCCTCGTACTTCTCCACCATCGCGGCGATCAACGGGCTGGCCCCGATCATGGCGCCGGTGTTCGGCGCCCAGATCCTGCGGGTCGGTACCTGGCGGACGGTGTTCTGGGTGCTGACCGCCGTCGGCGTCGTCCTGGTGGTGCTGACCCTGCTGTTCGTCCGTGAGTCGCTCCCGCCCGAGAAGCGTTCCTCCGCAGGCATTTCCGGGACCGCCCGGGTCTTCGGGCAATTGTTGGCGGACCGGGCGTTCCTCGGTTACGTCATCGCCGGGGCGATGGTGTCGGCGGCGATGTTCGGGTACATCTCGGCCTCGCCGTTCCTGCTGCAGGACGGGTTCCACCTCTCGCCCCAGGTGTTCTCGTTCTGCTTCGCCGCCAACGCCTTCGGCATCGTCGCGATGAGCACGCTGAGCCGATACCTGTTGCTACGTCACAGCTCCGTGGCCCTGCTGAAATGGGGGGTGGGGCAGTGCCTGTTCGGGACGGCCATGCTCACGACGGTGTTGCTGTCCGGGATGGGGCTGGCCCCGATCCTGGTGTCGCTGTTCGTCATGGTGTCCTCGGCCGGATTCGCCCTGCCGCACTCCTCGGTGCTGGCCATGGATCTGCACCGGAACATCGCCGGGGCGGCGTCGGCCCTGTTCGGGGCCTTCCAGTTCGCCCTCGGTGCGGTGACCTCCCGGCTGGTGGGGTTCGGCGACCGGACCGCCGGAACCGCCCTGGCCTTCACCGCCCTCGGCGCAGCTCTGATCGCGGTCGCCGCGCTGTGGATGGCCGTGCGTTCCACCTCCCGGGCCGGTGTCGTCCGGACGAGAGCATCAGCCTGA
- a CDS encoding PspC domain-containing protein, translated as MTDQWNHGTGAADTQEPDNLRSRNDRWIRRPRRSTGDRKIAGVAGGLGRAFGVDPVLIRVAFVILTIFGGFGGLLYVLGWLLLPADGDEVSAAEALLGRGRSSVPPALAVGLGAVAVIATFSTFSWGLPFLPLAIGGAIVLTIMRKRGRLRHRDWKQGYQWPADRGIDHQNDWTRRTDERVRRATEQAQQWAEQARFAGEQARRAGRAARWGASGYGPRGRGAWAGGQGWGAPTGGRSPFEQPAFWDEPVASTRVEGSPSRPADAVDLTKPSTPAPARDSARDPFDDQHGGSFARTTPPAWDPLGVAPFAWDLPEPTPLAPPSTEVSGRGGTIARVALGATLLVGAVTTTGVFAGWWALTWAQVSGLALGVLALGLLVSALRGRGYSLIGPGIFLSLVTMALAVTGISGTNGYGVSTVTPTSLPQSTQYSANAGQLTVDLSKIRISRGADKTVTVDLNGGHAVVIVPKSMNVNATCTAHVGHVDCLGRPDDGVRAEATNTGGPGADKSGTLNVTVEVSAGVAEVITGA; from the coding sequence ATGACCGATCAGTGGAATCACGGCACCGGCGCGGCCGACACCCAGGAGCCCGACAACCTTCGTTCGCGCAACGACCGATGGATCCGGCGGCCGCGGCGTTCGACCGGCGACCGCAAGATCGCCGGAGTGGCGGGCGGTCTCGGTCGGGCCTTCGGCGTCGACCCCGTCCTGATCCGGGTCGCCTTCGTCATCCTGACGATCTTCGGCGGGTTCGGCGGGTTGCTGTACGTCCTCGGGTGGCTGCTGCTGCCGGCCGACGGTGACGAGGTCTCGGCCGCCGAGGCGCTGCTGGGACGGGGCCGTTCCTCGGTTCCACCCGCGCTGGCCGTCGGGCTGGGGGCGGTCGCCGTCATCGCCACCTTCTCCACGTTCTCCTGGGGTCTGCCGTTCCTGCCCCTGGCCATCGGCGGCGCTATCGTCCTGACAATCATGCGCAAGCGCGGGCGGCTGCGTCACCGTGACTGGAAACAGGGCTACCAGTGGCCGGCAGACCGTGGCATCGACCATCAGAACGACTGGACCCGGCGCACGGACGAGCGGGTCCGCCGCGCCACCGAGCAGGCACAACAGTGGGCCGAACAGGCCAGGTTCGCCGGCGAGCAGGCCAGACGAGCCGGCCGCGCCGCCCGCTGGGGTGCTTCCGGATACGGACCCCGCGGTCGCGGCGCCTGGGCCGGCGGGCAGGGTTGGGGTGCCCCCACCGGTGGCAGGTCGCCGTTCGAGCAACCGGCTTTCTGGGATGAGCCGGTGGCCTCCACCAGGGTCGAGGGCTCGCCCTCCAGACCGGCCGATGCTGTCGACCTGACGAAGCCGTCGACGCCCGCTCCGGCTCGGGACAGCGCCCGCGATCCGTTCGACGACCAGCACGGCGGCTCCTTCGCGCGCACCACCCCGCCCGCCTGGGACCCGTTGGGGGTCGCTCCGTTCGCCTGGGATCTCCCCGAACCGACGCCGCTCGCCCCGCCGTCGACCGAGGTGTCCGGACGCGGCGGAACGATCGCAAGGGTGGCGCTCGGCGCAACACTGTTGGTCGGCGCAGTAACGACCACCGGCGTCTTCGCCGGCTGGTGGGCCCTGACCTGGGCCCAGGTGTCGGGCCTCGCCCTGGGCGTCCTGGCTCTGGGCCTGCTGGTCTCCGCCCTGCGGGGTCGGGGGTACTCGCTGATCGGGCCAGGAATCTTCCTGTCCCTGGTCACGATGGCCCTGGCCGTGACTGGCATCAGCGGAACGAACGGCTACGGGGTGAGCACGGTGACGCCGACGTCCTTGCCACAGAGCACGCAGTACTCGGCCAACGCCGGGCAGCTCACGGTGGACCTGTCCAAGATCAGGATTTCCCGGGGCGCCGACAAGACGGTGACCGTCGATCTCAACGGCGGCCACGCCGTCGTCATCGTGCCGAAGAGCATGAACGTCAACGCGACGTGCACTGCGCACGTCGGCCACGTGGACTGCCTCGGCCGGCCGGACGATGGCGTCAGGGCGGAAGCCACCAACACGGGCGGCCCCGGCGCCGACAAATCCGGCACGTTGAACGTCACGGTCGAGGTCAGCGCCGGTGTGGCGGAGGTGATCACGGGTGCCTGA
- a CDS encoding ATP-binding protein yields MTGPAGDAVPADRAQSVAEPGPWSAGRRAFEDDVELTPDGIPRLMRRRDGSIVGGVAAGLADHLRVPVLAVRIAFALMAVFAGAGVLAYALLWIFVPPRPETGQGQLSGQGTVERRQAVGVAALGVALMIVATALGLGQVLGWVLGPLGLAALGGAFIWREADEARRARWRKTAAGIVGPSRGTVWRVAGGAALVIGGLSVFALGQLDFTAVRSALIAVLLTLVGVAVITVPWWVRLVRDLANERQGRMRERERAEIAAHLHDSVLQTLNMIKNKAEDPREVLRLARRQERELRTWLYGPAGYASPHGESAPPEGTFAVTLAEAAGDVEDTYAVAVAPVVVGDTVMDQHLVALLAAAREAMVNAASHSGAPEVSVYAEIENGTASVFVRDRGCGFDVSAIGPDRRGLAESIRGRMERHGGRAVVRSTPGEGTEVELQMPIAVRSAPGPGSGVSGSGVSGSGVSVSAGEDSV; encoded by the coding sequence GTGACAGGTCCGGCGGGTGACGCCGTTCCTGCAGATCGAGCGCAGTCGGTCGCCGAACCCGGCCCGTGGAGCGCGGGCCGGCGCGCCTTCGAGGACGACGTCGAACTGACTCCGGACGGAATCCCGCGACTGATGCGGCGTCGCGACGGTTCGATCGTCGGCGGGGTGGCTGCCGGCCTGGCGGACCACCTGCGCGTCCCCGTGTTGGCCGTCCGGATCGCCTTCGCACTGATGGCGGTGTTCGCCGGGGCCGGCGTGCTGGCCTACGCGCTGCTGTGGATCTTCGTTCCGCCCCGACCGGAAACCGGGCAGGGGCAACTGTCCGGGCAGGGGACGGTGGAGCGCCGTCAGGCGGTCGGCGTTGCGGCGCTGGGGGTCGCGCTGATGATCGTCGCCACCGCGCTCGGGCTGGGTCAGGTGCTGGGCTGGGTGCTCGGGCCGCTCGGCCTGGCGGCGCTGGGCGGTGCGTTCATCTGGCGGGAGGCGGACGAGGCCCGTCGCGCCCGCTGGCGCAAGACGGCTGCCGGCATCGTCGGCCCCAGCCGGGGAACGGTCTGGCGGGTCGCCGGCGGCGCAGCGCTGGTGATCGGCGGTCTCTCGGTCTTCGCACTGGGCCAGCTCGACTTCACCGCTGTCCGGTCCGCGTTGATCGCCGTGTTGCTGACCCTCGTCGGGGTCGCTGTCATCACCGTGCCCTGGTGGGTGCGGCTGGTGCGCGATCTCGCCAACGAACGTCAGGGCCGCATGAGGGAGCGCGAGCGGGCCGAGATCGCCGCGCACCTGCACGATTCAGTGCTGCAGACGCTGAACATGATCAAGAACAAGGCCGAGGATCCGCGCGAGGTGCTCCGGTTGGCCCGGCGTCAGGAGCGGGAGCTGCGGACCTGGCTGTACGGCCCGGCCGGATATGCCTCTCCGCACGGCGAGAGTGCGCCCCCTGAAGGAACTTTCGCCGTGACCCTGGCCGAGGCGGCCGGGGACGTCGAGGACACCTACGCGGTGGCCGTGGCGCCCGTCGTGGTCGGTGACACGGTGATGGACCAACACCTGGTTGCCCTGCTGGCCGCTGCCCGGGAGGCAATGGTCAATGCGGCCAGCCACTCCGGGGCGCCGGAGGTCAGCGTCTACGCCGAGATCGAGAACGGAACGGCCTCCGTCTTCGTCCGGGATCGGGGCTGCGGGTTCGACGTGTCGGCGATCGGTCCCGACCGGAGGGGTCTGGCCGAGTCGATCCGGGGGAGGATGGAGCGGCACGGTGGCAGGGCCGTCGTGCGCTCGACACCAGGGGAGGGCACCGAAGTGGAGCTGCAGATGCCGATCGCAGTCAGGTCCGCGCCCGGGCCCGGGTCGGGTGTGTCCGGGTCGGGTGTGTCGGGGTCGGGCGTGTCCGTGTCGGCCGGGGAGGACTCGGTATGA
- a CDS encoding response regulator transcription factor: MTGPVTVFLVDDHELFRTGVKAELGGLGDDRIRVVGEAGSVGEAVVRITSDPPDVVLLDVHMPDGGGRAVLEQVHRKLPQVVFLALSVSDAAEDVINVIRAGARGYVTKTISGRDLADAVVRVAGGDAVFSPRLAGFVLDAFSDRPGGAPVSDPELDMLSPREREVLKLLARGYAYKEIASQLFISVKTVETHVSAVLRKTQKSNRYELSRWATDRRLV, translated from the coding sequence ATGACGGGCCCCGTCACGGTGTTCCTCGTCGATGACCACGAACTCTTCCGGACCGGGGTGAAGGCCGAACTCGGTGGTCTGGGCGACGACCGGATCCGGGTGGTGGGCGAGGCCGGGTCGGTGGGCGAGGCTGTCGTGCGGATCACCTCGGATCCGCCGGACGTGGTCCTGCTGGACGTGCACATGCCCGACGGCGGTGGGCGGGCCGTGCTCGAACAGGTCCATCGCAAGCTGCCGCAGGTCGTGTTCCTGGCGCTGTCCGTCTCCGATGCCGCCGAGGATGTGATCAACGTGATCAGGGCCGGCGCCCGCGGCTACGTCACCAAGACGATCTCCGGTCGGGACCTGGCCGACGCCGTGGTCCGGGTCGCGGGCGGGGATGCGGTCTTCTCGCCGCGACTGGCCGGGTTCGTGCTGGACGCGTTCTCCGACCGTCCGGGGGGGGCGCCGGTCTCCGATCCCGAACTGGACATGCTCTCGCCGCGCGAGCGGGAGGTGCTCAAGTTGTTGGCCCGTGGCTACGCCTACAAGGAGATCGCGTCGCAGTTGTTCATCTCGGTGAAGACCGTGGAGACCCACGTCTCGGCCGTCCTCCGCAAGACGCAGAAGTCCAACCGCTACGAACTGAGCCGCTGGGCCACCGACCGTCGTCTGGTCTGA
- a CDS encoding chorismate mutase, producing the protein MTSTPQTPADAAPADAAEIPVPQDQAGIDVLRLEIDAIDAELVRLIQRRTAISGAIGTARKSLGGPRIVYSREMAILERFRELGPSGTDLGMMLLSMGRGRLGRR; encoded by the coding sequence ATGACCAGCACACCCCAGACCCCCGCTGACGCCGCCCCGGCGGACGCCGCCGAGATACCTGTTCCGCAGGATCAGGCGGGCATCGACGTGCTCCGTCTGGAGATCGACGCGATCGACGCCGAACTGGTGCGTCTGATCCAACGGCGAACCGCCATCTCGGGTGCGATCGGCACCGCGCGCAAATCGCTCGGCGGTCCCCGGATCGTCTACAGCCGGGAGATGGCCATTCTCGAGCGCTTCCGCGAACTCGGCCCGTCCGGGACGGACCTCGGCATGATGCTGTTGTCCATGGGCCGCGGCCGCCTGGGCCGCCGGTAG
- a CDS encoding peptidase, whose amino-acid sequence MNDSSSRSVQISAFESAGALSGFVVSGRWPENTLEWVKFLVIAVRVASVPGLLPVTTVFRVREELPDEPQPGTVGLVLAEGPLIGEHALIPGQFGEPQPSGLLVLHPPSETKPSLPEYDGVASGCVYLPGLPHLGLDHRAGWAEADHTGAVTSMRGRAGIDPMDDADTAVLAMLLAA is encoded by the coding sequence ATGAATGATTCATCGTCACGCTCGGTGCAGATTTCCGCTTTCGAATCGGCCGGTGCGCTCAGCGGATTCGTGGTGTCCGGCCGGTGGCCGGAGAACACCCTCGAGTGGGTCAAATTCCTGGTGATCGCGGTGCGGGTGGCCAGCGTGCCCGGGCTGCTACCGGTCACCACGGTGTTCCGGGTCCGCGAGGAACTGCCGGACGAACCACAACCCGGAACCGTCGGACTCGTCCTGGCCGAAGGGCCGCTGATCGGCGAGCATGCCCTGATTCCCGGCCAGTTCGGCGAGCCCCAGCCGTCCGGGCTGCTGGTGCTGCACCCGCCGTCGGAGACCAAGCCGTCGCTACCGGAGTACGACGGGGTGGCCTCCGGCTGCGTCTACCTACCCGGGCTGCCGCACCTCGGTCTCGATCACCGGGCCGGCTGGGCGGAGGCCGACCACACCGGCGCGGTCACCAGCATGCGCGGCCGGGCCGGGATCGATCCGATGGATGACGCCGACACCGCCGTGCTGGCCATGCTTCTGGCCGCCTGA
- the pcrA gene encoding DNA helicase PcrA, giving the protein MDSLFDLPAGSAQPPTAPTGGSAEGSATVGLTPQQRLVAQAQKQAAESRQRAEKARHQATEELLAGLNPQQRAAVEHRGAPLLVVAGAGSGKTRVLTRRIAYLLAAGGAHPGEILAITFTNKAASEMRERVADMIGARSRAMWVSTFHSMCVRILRAEATHIGVRSSFTIYDSADSQRLVQMVASDLNIDTKKVSARTLAGAISNLKNELIDPVAATERADSDLARMVAELYTGYQARLRTASAFDFDDLIMETVSLLQRLPAVAEHYRRRFRHVLVDEYQDTNHAQYMLVRELVGGEIKEKWDADGVLVREPVSPIPMAELVVVGDADQSIYAFRGASIRNITEFERDYPDARTILLEQNYRSTQTILSAANQVISRNTERRAKNLWTAQGAGQLIVGYVGDNEYEEAQFIGKEIDALVDESQVRFGDVAIFYRTNSASRAIEDVFVRTGMPYRIVGGVRFYERREIRDALAYLRAIANPDDEVSLRRILNTPKRGIGDRAEATVVVFAEQERIAFADALVRVAEMPMMATRSAKSVMAFNDLMSGLRSLVAGGAEPAEVLTAVLDQTGYRAELEGSDDPQDFSRVENLDQLVTVLRENAELLLGGGGAVVVGDADAPAVDPPAAGNELLAAVLEQISLVADADSIPDSADGVVTLMTLHTAKGLEFPVVFMTGLEDGIFPHQRAFSDDRELAEERRLAYVGITRARERLYLSRAVTRSAWGQANSYPASRFLDDIPEELIDWRRLAPARDPYVSGSADYRSPNWGSGGSSNYSGYDSRSSRSAPVSASRFGQIGGARATRPPLQLAVGDRVNHDKYGLGKVTVVSGSGPTATATIDFGTAGTIRLMLIGGVPMSKL; this is encoded by the coding sequence ATGGATAGCCTGTTCGACCTGCCCGCCGGGTCTGCCCAGCCCCCGACCGCTCCGACGGGTGGGAGTGCCGAGGGGTCGGCAACCGTCGGCCTGACGCCCCAGCAACGACTGGTGGCCCAGGCCCAGAAGCAGGCGGCGGAGTCGCGGCAGCGGGCGGAGAAGGCCAGACACCAGGCCACCGAGGAGTTGCTGGCCGGTCTGAACCCGCAGCAGCGGGCCGCCGTCGAACACCGTGGTGCTCCGTTGCTGGTCGTTGCCGGAGCAGGCTCGGGCAAGACCAGGGTGCTGACCAGGCGGATCGCCTACCTGCTGGCCGCCGGCGGCGCGCATCCGGGCGAGATCCTGGCCATCACCTTCACCAACAAGGCCGCCTCCGAGATGCGCGAGCGGGTCGCGGACATGATCGGTGCGCGGTCCAGGGCGATGTGGGTCTCGACCTTCCACTCGATGTGCGTGCGCATCCTGCGCGCGGAGGCCACCCACATCGGCGTCCGCTCCAGCTTCACGATCTACGACTCGGCCGACTCCCAACGGCTGGTGCAGATGGTCGCCTCCGACCTCAACATCGACACCAAGAAGGTGTCGGCACGGACGCTGGCCGGCGCGATCTCGAACCTGAAGAACGAGTTGATCGATCCGGTGGCGGCCACCGAGCGGGCCGACTCGGATCTCGCCAGGATGGTGGCCGAGCTCTACACCGGCTACCAGGCCCGCCTGCGTACGGCGTCGGCGTTCGACTTCGACGACCTGATCATGGAGACCGTGTCGCTCCTGCAGCGACTGCCCGCGGTGGCCGAGCACTACCGTCGGCGCTTCCGTCATGTACTGGTCGACGAATACCAGGACACCAACCACGCGCAGTACATGCTGGTCCGTGAGTTGGTCGGGGGCGAGATCAAGGAGAAGTGGGACGCCGACGGGGTTCTCGTGCGGGAGCCGGTCTCGCCGATCCCGATGGCCGAGCTGGTCGTGGTCGGTGACGCCGATCAGTCCATCTACGCGTTCCGCGGTGCGTCCATCCGCAACATCACCGAATTCGAGCGGGACTACCCGGATGCCAGGACCATCCTGCTCGAGCAGAACTACCGGTCGACCCAGACGATCCTCTCGGCCGCGAACCAGGTCATCTCCCGCAACACCGAGCGCCGCGCGAAGAATCTGTGGACCGCGCAGGGCGCCGGGCAGCTCATCGTCGGGTACGTCGGCGACAACGAGTACGAGGAAGCCCAGTTCATCGGCAAGGAGATCGATGCGCTGGTCGACGAGTCGCAGGTGCGCTTCGGCGACGTGGCGATCTTCTACCGGACCAACTCGGCCTCCAGAGCGATCGAGGACGTCTTCGTCCGCACCGGGATGCCGTACCGGATCGTCGGCGGGGTCCGGTTCTACGAGCGCCGCGAGATCCGCGACGCACTGGCCTACCTGCGGGCGATCGCCAATCCGGACGACGAGGTCTCCCTCCGCCGGATCCTGAACACCCCCAAGCGTGGGATCGGCGACCGCGCCGAGGCGACCGTCGTGGTGTTCGCCGAGCAGGAACGCATCGCCTTCGCGGACGCTTTGGTCCGCGTCGCCGAGATGCCAATGATGGCAACGCGTTCGGCCAAGTCGGTGATGGCGTTCAACGATCTCATGAGTGGGCTGCGGTCGCTGGTGGCCGGTGGCGCCGAGCCTGCCGAGGTGTTGACCGCGGTCTTGGACCAGACGGGTTATCGGGCCGAACTGGAAGGCTCCGACGATCCGCAGGACTTCTCCCGGGTGGAGAACCTCGACCAGCTGGTGACGGTGCTCCGGGAGAACGCAGAGCTGTTGCTGGGCGGCGGAGGCGCCGTGGTCGTCGGGGATGCCGATGCCCCTGCAGTCGACCCGCCCGCCGCTGGAAACGAGCTGCTGGCCGCGGTTCTCGAGCAGATCTCGCTGGTCGCGGACGCCGACTCCATCCCCGATTCGGCCGACGGCGTCGTCACCCTGATGACACTGCACACCGCCAAGGGCCTGGAATTCCCGGTGGTCTTCATGACGGGACTCGAGGACGGCATCTTTCCGCACCAGCGGGCGTTCTCCGACGATCGCGAGCTGGCCGAGGAGCGGCGACTGGCCTACGTCGGCATCACCAGGGCGCGCGAGCGACTGTATCTGTCGCGCGCCGTCACGAGATCGGCCTGGGGACAGGCCAATTCGTATCCGGCGTCACGGTTCCTGGACGACATCCCCGAAGAGCTCATCGATTGGCGGCGGCTTGCACCGGCGCGCGATCCATATGTGTCCGGCTCGGCCGACTATCGGTCCCCGAACTGGGGGTCGGGTGGATCGAGCAACTATTCCGGCTACGACTCCCGTTCGTCCCGGTCGGCGCCGGTCTCGGCGTCGCGGTTCGGTCAGATCGGCGGAGCCCGCGCGACCCGTCCACCGTTGCAACTCGCTGTGGGGGACAGGGTCAATCACGACAAGTACGGGTTGGGCAAGGTGACGGTGGTGTCGGGCTCCGGTCCCACGGCCACGGCGACCATCGACTTCGGTACGGCCGGCACGATCCGGCTGATGCTGATCGGCGGCGTGCCGATGAGCAAGCTCTGA
- a CDS encoding alpha-ketoglutarate-dependent dioxygenase AlkB, translated as MIRSYQPSMFDVGQHPELTVLAGRVERTQLTDGAWVDRLPAWLQGSDEVLDALLDTVPWRAERRQMYDREVDVPRLLSWYADDETLPHPVLAMARDALTGYYEPELREPFRTAGLCLYRDGRDSVAWHGDTIGRGSHTDTVVAILSVGAERPLHLRPRSGGRGLKVPIGHGDLVVMGGSCQRTWEHAIPKTARPVGPRVSIQFRPAGVS; from the coding sequence ATGATCCGCAGCTACCAACCGTCGATGTTCGATGTCGGCCAGCACCCGGAACTGACGGTGCTGGCCGGTCGGGTCGAACGGACCCAGCTCACCGACGGCGCCTGGGTCGATCGCCTACCGGCCTGGCTCCAGGGCTCCGACGAGGTACTGGACGCACTGCTGGACACGGTGCCCTGGCGGGCCGAACGACGGCAGATGTACGACCGGGAGGTCGACGTCCCCCGCCTGCTCAGCTGGTACGCCGACGACGAGACGCTCCCCCATCCCGTGCTGGCCATGGCCAGGGACGCGTTGACCGGCTACTACGAACCAGAACTGCGCGAACCGTTCCGGACGGCCGGGTTGTGCCTCTACCGCGACGGGCGGGACAGCGTGGCCTGGCACGGCGACACCATCGGACGGGGATCGCACACCGACACGGTGGTCGCCATCCTGTCCGTCGGCGCCGAGCGACCCCTGCACCTGCGACCCAGGTCGGGCGGCCGCGGACTGAAGGTTCCAATCGGTCACGGAGATCTCGTGGTGATGGGTGGTTCGTGCCAGCGGACCTGGGAGCACGCGATCCCGAAGACGGCCAGGCCGGTCGGGCCGCGGGTCAGCATCCAGTTCCGACCGGCCGGCGTCTCCTGA
- a CDS encoding IS1595 family transposase, translating into MSEPVCAYPVGGVDYPRTFQELLEWFPDDSSCLAYLERLRWPQGFVCPVCGAPGGWRTAKAKWMCTRCGRQTSVTAGTIFHRLRTPLSTWFAAIWFITSQKNGMSAQGLQRVLGFGSYETAWAWLQKLRRAMVRPERELLSGVVELDEVFIGNESRGRAGGVKDHTAAMIAVESIPGRKLGRVRIELAETARSVSMLGFADRVIAKGSTVRTDGANYLKKLTAAGYEHVAFVGTDSAEPAHINLPGVHMVASLLKRWLTGTLHYAVSQEHLAYYLDEYTFRFNRRTSKSRGLLFYRLLQQAVNTDPHPLAELRNPVAAVDVPF; encoded by the coding sequence ATGTCAGAGCCAGTGTGTGCCTACCCGGTCGGTGGTGTCGATTACCCCCGGACCTTTCAGGAGTTGCTGGAGTGGTTCCCGGATGACTCGTCGTGTCTGGCGTATCTGGAGCGTCTGCGGTGGCCCCAGGGGTTTGTGTGTCCGGTGTGCGGGGCGCCCGGCGGTTGGCGTACGGCGAAGGCGAAATGGATGTGCACCAGGTGTGGCCGGCAGACGTCGGTGACCGCCGGCACGATCTTCCACCGGCTCCGGACGCCGCTGTCGACGTGGTTCGCGGCGATCTGGTTCATCACCTCGCAGAAGAACGGGATGTCCGCGCAAGGTCTGCAGCGGGTGCTGGGTTTCGGATCCTACGAAACAGCGTGGGCGTGGCTGCAGAAGCTACGCCGGGCGATGGTCCGCCCCGAGCGGGAGTTGCTCTCCGGTGTGGTGGAGTTAGATGAAGTGTTCATCGGCAACGAGTCTCGCGGCCGCGCAGGCGGCGTGAAGGACCACACCGCGGCGATGATCGCAGTGGAATCGATCCCCGGCCGCAAGCTGGGCAGGGTCCGCATCGAGCTGGCCGAGACAGCCCGATCGGTCAGCATGCTCGGCTTCGCCGACCGCGTCATCGCCAAAGGATCAACGGTCAGAACCGATGGCGCCAACTACCTGAAGAAGCTGACCGCGGCCGGCTACGAGCACGTCGCGTTCGTCGGGACCGACAGCGCCGAGCCCGCCCACATCAACCTCCCCGGCGTCCACATGGTCGCCTCGCTGCTCAAACGCTGGCTGACCGGCACCCTGCATTACGCGGTCTCCCAGGAGCACCTGGCCTACTACCTGGACGAATACACATTCCGGTTCAACCGACGCACCTCGAAGAGTCGCGGGCTTTTGTTCTACCGACTGTTGCAGCAGGCCGTGAACACAGACCCACACCCGCTCGCTGAACTGCGCAATCCTGTTGCAGCAGTGGACGTCCCGTTCTGA
- a CDS encoding VOC family protein translates to MTAQFQITVDCLEPGILVPFWVEALQYVVEPTPNGLPTWNEHWRSIGVPEHELPTDRDAADSIVDPTGRGPRIWFQQVPEAKAVKNRLHLDIKVGGGRSVPLPERRERVFREADRLIALGATRLRVIEGGGVDHVGVVLQDPAGHEFCIA, encoded by the coding sequence ATGACCGCACAGTTCCAGATCACCGTCGACTGCCTCGAGCCCGGCATTCTTGTCCCGTTCTGGGTGGAGGCCCTGCAATACGTCGTCGAGCCGACCCCCAACGGGCTGCCGACGTGGAACGAGCACTGGCGCAGCATCGGCGTACCCGAGCACGAGTTGCCCACCGATCGGGACGCCGCGGACTCGATCGTGGATCCGACCGGCCGCGGACCCCGCATCTGGTTCCAGCAGGTCCCAGAGGCGAAGGCGGTGAAAAACCGGCTCCACCTGGACATCAAGGTCGGCGGCGGACGGTCGGTACCGTTGCCCGAACGTCGGGAACGGGTCTTCCGCGAGGCCGATCGACTCATCGCCCTGGGCGCGACGCGGTTGCGGGTGATCGAGGGCGGTGGTGTCGACCACGTCGGCGTCGTGCTGCAGGACCCGGCCGGCCACGAATTCTGCATCGCCTGA